In Citrus sinensis cultivar Valencia sweet orange chromosome 2, DVS_A1.0, whole genome shotgun sequence, a single genomic region encodes these proteins:
- the LOC102631317 gene encoding L-ascorbate oxidase homolog isoform X2, protein MASYSSICCLLLVFMLVSCTRGESPYRFFNWNVTYGDIYPLGVKQQGILINGQFPGPSIEAVTNDNLIISVFNALDEPFLISWNGVQQRRNSWQDGVYGTNCPIPPGKNFTYVLQVKDQIGSYFYFPSLAFHKAAGGYGGIKIASRPLIPVPFDPPAGDFTILAGDWYKKNHTDLKAILDSGSDLPFPDGLVINGRGSNANTFTVDQGKTYRFRISNVGISTSINFRIQGHKMLLVEVEGTHTLQNTYDSLDIHLGQSYSVLVRADQPPQGYYIVISTRFTSQVLSATSVLHYSNSAGSVSGPPPGGPTTQIDWSLEQARSLRRNLTASGPRPNPQGSYHYGLINTTHTIRLQNTAPTINGKQRYAVNSVSFIPADTPLKLADYFKIPGVFSVGSIPDNPTGGGAYLQTSVMAADFRGFAEVVFENPEDTLQSWHIDGHNFFAVGMDGGEWTPASRLTYNLRDTISRCTVQLCLV, encoded by the exons ATGGCTAGTTATAGCAGTATATGTTGTTTGCTTTTAGTGTTTATGCTTGTGAGTTGCACTAGAGGTGAAAGTCCTTACAGATTTTTTAACTGGAATGTTACATACGGTGATATTTATCCTCTTGGTGTTAAACAACAG GGGATATTGATTAATGGGCAATTTCCAGGGCCTTCCATTGAGGCTGTGACCAATGATAACTTGATTATCAGTGTTTTCAATGCCTTGGATGAACCATTTCTCATCTCTTG GAATGGTGTCCAGCAGAGAAGGAACTCTTGGCAAGATGGAGTTTATGGCACAAACTGCCCAATCCCTCCAGGAAAAAACTTCACATATGTTCTACAAGTCAAGGATCAAATTGGTAGCTACTTCTATTTCCCCTCTCTTGCTTTTCACAAAGCTGCAGGTGGCTATGGTGGCATAAAAATTGCAAGCCGACCACTTATTCCTGTGCCCTTTGATCCTCCTGCTGGAGATTTCACCATTCTTGCTGGAGACTGGTACAAGAAAAATCACACT GATTTGAAAGCAATTTTGGACAGTGGGAGTGATCTTCCCTTTCCTGATGGTCTTGTTATCAATGGTCGGGGTTCAAATGCTAACACATTCACAGTTGATCAAG GCAAGACCTACCGGTTCCGGATATCAAATGTGGGGATTTCAACTTCAATCAATTTTAGAATCCAGGGTCATAAAATGCTGCTTGTAGAGGTCGAAGGAACCCACACATTGCAGAACACTTATGATTCTCTTGATATCCATTTGGGACAGTCCTACTCTGTTCTGGTTAGAGCTGATCAACCCCCTCAAGGTTACTACATTGTCATCTCAACACGTTTCACATCACAGGTGCTTTCTGCAACCTCCGTTCTTCATTACAGTAACTCAGCTGGCAGTGTTTCTGGTCCTCCTCCTGGTGGGCCAACAACTCAGATTGATTGGTCTCTTGAACAAGCACGTTCACTCAG GCGGAATCTGACAGCAAGTGGACCAAGACCTAATCCCCAAGGCTCATACCACTATGGTCTGATCAACACTACACATACTATTAGACTCCAAAACACTGCCCCAACTATCAATGGCAAGCAGAGGTATGCTGTCAACAGCGTGTCATTCATCCCAGCTGACACGCCTCTAAAGCTCGCAGACTACTTCAAGATTCCCGGAGTATTTAGCGTCGGAAGCATCCCAGATAACCCCACTGGTGGTGGTGCATATCTCCAGACTTCTGTCATGGCTGCTGATTTCCGGGGTTTTGCTGAAGTTGTGTTTGAGAATCCAGAAGACACTTTGCAGTCATGGCACATTGATGGTCATAACTTCTTTGCCGTAGG GATGGATGGAGGGGAGTGGACTCCTGCAAGTAGATTAACTTACAATTTAAGAGACACAATTTCTCGTTGCACTGTTCAG CTGTGTTTGGTTTGA
- the LOC102631317 gene encoding L-ascorbate oxidase homolog isoform X1: MASYSSICCLLLVFMLVSCTRGESPYRFFNWNVTYGDIYPLGVKQQGILINGQFPGPSIEAVTNDNLIISVFNALDEPFLISWNGVQQRRNSWQDGVYGTNCPIPPGKNFTYVLQVKDQIGSYFYFPSLAFHKAAGGYGGIKIASRPLIPVPFDPPAGDFTILAGDWYKKNHTDLKAILDSGSDLPFPDGLVINGRGSNANTFTVDQGKTYRFRISNVGISTSINFRIQGHKMLLVEVEGTHTLQNTYDSLDIHLGQSYSVLVRADQPPQGYYIVISTRFTSQVLSATSVLHYSNSAGSVSGPPPGGPTTQIDWSLEQARSLRRNLTASGPRPNPQGSYHYGLINTTHTIRLQNTAPTINGKQRYAVNSVSFIPADTPLKLADYFKIPGVFSVGSIPDNPTGGGAYLQTSVMAADFRGFAEVVFENPEDTLQSWHIDGHNFFAVGMDGGEWTPASRLTYNLRDTISRCTVQVYPKSWTAVYVPLDNVGMWNIRSENWARQYLGQQFYLRVYSSANSWRDEYPIPSNALLCGRAVGHRT; the protein is encoded by the exons ATGGCTAGTTATAGCAGTATATGTTGTTTGCTTTTAGTGTTTATGCTTGTGAGTTGCACTAGAGGTGAAAGTCCTTACAGATTTTTTAACTGGAATGTTACATACGGTGATATTTATCCTCTTGGTGTTAAACAACAG GGGATATTGATTAATGGGCAATTTCCAGGGCCTTCCATTGAGGCTGTGACCAATGATAACTTGATTATCAGTGTTTTCAATGCCTTGGATGAACCATTTCTCATCTCTTG GAATGGTGTCCAGCAGAGAAGGAACTCTTGGCAAGATGGAGTTTATGGCACAAACTGCCCAATCCCTCCAGGAAAAAACTTCACATATGTTCTACAAGTCAAGGATCAAATTGGTAGCTACTTCTATTTCCCCTCTCTTGCTTTTCACAAAGCTGCAGGTGGCTATGGTGGCATAAAAATTGCAAGCCGACCACTTATTCCTGTGCCCTTTGATCCTCCTGCTGGAGATTTCACCATTCTTGCTGGAGACTGGTACAAGAAAAATCACACT GATTTGAAAGCAATTTTGGACAGTGGGAGTGATCTTCCCTTTCCTGATGGTCTTGTTATCAATGGTCGGGGTTCAAATGCTAACACATTCACAGTTGATCAAG GCAAGACCTACCGGTTCCGGATATCAAATGTGGGGATTTCAACTTCAATCAATTTTAGAATCCAGGGTCATAAAATGCTGCTTGTAGAGGTCGAAGGAACCCACACATTGCAGAACACTTATGATTCTCTTGATATCCATTTGGGACAGTCCTACTCTGTTCTGGTTAGAGCTGATCAACCCCCTCAAGGTTACTACATTGTCATCTCAACACGTTTCACATCACAGGTGCTTTCTGCAACCTCCGTTCTTCATTACAGTAACTCAGCTGGCAGTGTTTCTGGTCCTCCTCCTGGTGGGCCAACAACTCAGATTGATTGGTCTCTTGAACAAGCACGTTCACTCAG GCGGAATCTGACAGCAAGTGGACCAAGACCTAATCCCCAAGGCTCATACCACTATGGTCTGATCAACACTACACATACTATTAGACTCCAAAACACTGCCCCAACTATCAATGGCAAGCAGAGGTATGCTGTCAACAGCGTGTCATTCATCCCAGCTGACACGCCTCTAAAGCTCGCAGACTACTTCAAGATTCCCGGAGTATTTAGCGTCGGAAGCATCCCAGATAACCCCACTGGTGGTGGTGCATATCTCCAGACTTCTGTCATGGCTGCTGATTTCCGGGGTTTTGCTGAAGTTGTGTTTGAGAATCCAGAAGACACTTTGCAGTCATGGCACATTGATGGTCATAACTTCTTTGCCGTAGG GATGGATGGAGGGGAGTGGACTCCTGCAAGTAGATTAACTTACAATTTAAGAGACACAATTTCTCGTTGCACTGTTCAG GTGTATCCCAAGTCATGGACAGCAGTTTATGTGCCTTTGGACAATGTGGGTATGTGGAATATAAGGTCTGAGAACTGGGCTCGCCAGTACTTAGGCCAACAATTCTATTTACGAGTCTATTCCTCTGCAAATTCATGGAGAGATGAGTATCCTATCCCAAGTAATGCTCTTCTATGCGGCCGGGCTGTGGGGCATAGAACTTGA
- the LOC102631317 gene encoding L-ascorbate oxidase homolog isoform X3: MAPLITLNGVQQRRNSWQDGVYGTNCPIPPGKNFTYVLQVKDQIGSYFYFPSLAFHKAAGGYGGIKIASRPLIPVPFDPPAGDFTILAGDWYKKNHTDLKAILDSGSDLPFPDGLVINGRGSNANTFTVDQGKTYRFRISNVGISTSINFRIQGHKMLLVEVEGTHTLQNTYDSLDIHLGQSYSVLVRADQPPQGYYIVISTRFTSQVLSATSVLHYSNSAGSVSGPPPGGPTTQIDWSLEQARSLRRNLTASGPRPNPQGSYHYGLINTTHTIRLQNTAPTINGKQRYAVNSVSFIPADTPLKLADYFKIPGVFSVGSIPDNPTGGGAYLQTSVMAADFRGFAEVVFENPEDTLQSWHIDGHNFFAVGMDGGEWTPASRLTYNLRDTISRCTVQVYPKSWTAVYVPLDNVGMWNIRSENWARQYLGQQFYLRVYSSANSWRDEYPIPSNALLCGRAVGHRT; this comes from the exons ATGGCCCCTTTAATCACCCT GAATGGTGTCCAGCAGAGAAGGAACTCTTGGCAAGATGGAGTTTATGGCACAAACTGCCCAATCCCTCCAGGAAAAAACTTCACATATGTTCTACAAGTCAAGGATCAAATTGGTAGCTACTTCTATTTCCCCTCTCTTGCTTTTCACAAAGCTGCAGGTGGCTATGGTGGCATAAAAATTGCAAGCCGACCACTTATTCCTGTGCCCTTTGATCCTCCTGCTGGAGATTTCACCATTCTTGCTGGAGACTGGTACAAGAAAAATCACACT GATTTGAAAGCAATTTTGGACAGTGGGAGTGATCTTCCCTTTCCTGATGGTCTTGTTATCAATGGTCGGGGTTCAAATGCTAACACATTCACAGTTGATCAAG GCAAGACCTACCGGTTCCGGATATCAAATGTGGGGATTTCAACTTCAATCAATTTTAGAATCCAGGGTCATAAAATGCTGCTTGTAGAGGTCGAAGGAACCCACACATTGCAGAACACTTATGATTCTCTTGATATCCATTTGGGACAGTCCTACTCTGTTCTGGTTAGAGCTGATCAACCCCCTCAAGGTTACTACATTGTCATCTCAACACGTTTCACATCACAGGTGCTTTCTGCAACCTCCGTTCTTCATTACAGTAACTCAGCTGGCAGTGTTTCTGGTCCTCCTCCTGGTGGGCCAACAACTCAGATTGATTGGTCTCTTGAACAAGCACGTTCACTCAG GCGGAATCTGACAGCAAGTGGACCAAGACCTAATCCCCAAGGCTCATACCACTATGGTCTGATCAACACTACACATACTATTAGACTCCAAAACACTGCCCCAACTATCAATGGCAAGCAGAGGTATGCTGTCAACAGCGTGTCATTCATCCCAGCTGACACGCCTCTAAAGCTCGCAGACTACTTCAAGATTCCCGGAGTATTTAGCGTCGGAAGCATCCCAGATAACCCCACTGGTGGTGGTGCATATCTCCAGACTTCTGTCATGGCTGCTGATTTCCGGGGTTTTGCTGAAGTTGTGTTTGAGAATCCAGAAGACACTTTGCAGTCATGGCACATTGATGGTCATAACTTCTTTGCCGTAGG GATGGATGGAGGGGAGTGGACTCCTGCAAGTAGATTAACTTACAATTTAAGAGACACAATTTCTCGTTGCACTGTTCAG GTGTATCCCAAGTCATGGACAGCAGTTTATGTGCCTTTGGACAATGTGGGTATGTGGAATATAAGGTCTGAGAACTGGGCTCGCCAGTACTTAGGCCAACAATTCTATTTACGAGTCTATTCCTCTGCAAATTCATGGAGAGATGAGTATCCTATCCCAAGTAATGCTCTTCTATGCGGCCGGGCTGTGGGGCATAGAACTTGA
- the LOC107175772 gene encoding glycine-rich cell wall structural protein 1-like gives MGLPQKWLSLVLIFLCIALHLSAITLADDKVDKARWRDDDCRWNRRHCGGRFGGRGPRFGGGGVGGGGGFGGGRGGGIGGGAGGGIGGGGGAGGGIGGGAGGGGGIGGGAGGGIGGGAGGGGGAGGGGGVGGGSGHGGGFGAGGGVGGGAGGGLGGGAGGGGGGGGGGGGGLGGGSGHGGGFGAGGGVGGGLGGGAGGGGGGGGGGGGGLGGGSGHGGGFGAGGGVGGGAGGGIGGGGGAGGGGGGGIGGGSGHGGGFGAGGGVGGGSGGGHGGHGGHGGGVGIGIGIGIGVGGGSGKGVGTGSGSGSGGGGGK, from the coding sequence ATGGGTCTCCCTCAGAAATGGCTTTCTTTGGTTCTCATTTTCCTCTGCATTGCCCTCCATTTGAGTGCTATCACTCTTGCTGATGACAAAGTTGACAAAGCTAGGTGGCGCGATGATGATTGTAGATGGAATCGAAGACACTGTGGTGGGCGGTTTGGCGGTCGTGGCCCCCGTTTTGGTGGGGGTGGAGTGGGAGGCGGCGGCGGTTTCGGTGGCGGTAGAGGTGGTGGCATTGGAGGTGGAGCAGGAGGAGGcattggtggtggtggaggtgCTGGTGGTGGCATTGGAGGTGGGGCGGGTGGAGGAGGCGGCATTGGTGGAGGTGCTGGAGGTGGCATTGGAGGTGGAGCTGGTGGAGGAGGTGGCGCTGGAGGAGGAGGTGGTGTTGGGGGAGGTTCAGGACATGGTGGAGGTTTTGGAGCCGGGGGAGGTGTAGGGGGTGGAGCAGGAGGAGGTCTTGGAGGCGGTGCTGGTGGAGGAGGAGGTGGCGGCGGTGGTGGAGGAGGCGGACTTGGTGGTGGTTCTGGTCATGGTGGAGGATTTGGAGCCGGAGGAGGTGTCGGTGGTGGTCTTGGTGGTGGAGCTGGAGGAGGAGGTGGTGGCGGTGGAGGTGGTGGTGGAGGTCTAGGTGGAGGGTCAGGTCATGGTGGGGGATTTGGTGCCGGTGGAGGTGTAGGAGGTGGTGCCGGTGGAGGCattggaggaggaggaggagctGGGggaggtggtggtggtgggataGGAGGTGGGTCAGGTCACGGCGGTGGCTTTGGTGCTGGGGGCGGTGTAGGAGGTGGTTCTGGTGGAGGTCACGGCGGCCATGGTGGCCATGGAGGAGGAGTTGGTATTGGAATTGGGATAGGCATTGGTGTGGGAGGTGGTTCGGGCAAAGGTGTTGGAACCGGTTCCGGCAGTGGAagtggtggtggtggcggCAAGTAA